A genomic stretch from Pontibacter liquoris includes:
- a CDS encoding very short patch repair endonuclease has product MADVHSKETRSYNMSRIKGKNTKPELIVRKFLFSEGYRYRLHVKELPGKPDIVLPKYKTVINVHGCFWHGHEGCKSYVIPKTNTEWWLRKINRNKVRDDQNLVKLTQDGWKVLTIFECELKPKLRAQTLSSILDFLKFENTGN; this is encoded by the coding sequence AGTCGTATAAAGGGCAAGAATACGAAGCCTGAGCTTATTGTACGTAAATTTCTCTTTTCTGAAGGGTACCGGTACCGGCTGCACGTAAAGGAGCTTCCCGGTAAACCAGACATTGTGCTCCCTAAATATAAAACTGTAATCAACGTCCATGGCTGCTTCTGGCACGGGCATGAAGGCTGTAAAAGCTATGTCATCCCCAAAACCAATACAGAATGGTGGCTACGGAAAATAAACAGAAACAAAGTGCGCGATGATCAAAATCTAGTAAAATTAACCCAGGATGGATGGAAAGTTTTAACGATATTTGAATGTGAACTTAAGCCGAAGCTTAGAGCTCAGACATTAAGCAGTATCTTAGATTTTTTGAAGTTTGAAAATACCGGTAATTGA